The Ornithorhynchus anatinus isolate Pmale09 chromosome 11, mOrnAna1.pri.v4, whole genome shotgun sequence genomic interval cttaacttctctgtgcctcatctgtaaaatggggattaaagacgtgagccccacgggagacgatctgatcaccttgtatccaccccagcgcttagaacagtgcttggcacatagtgagcgcttaaacaaatgccatcattatcattattactaaagagcagcagaatggcctaatggctggagcacggacctgggagtcagaaggtcacgggtcccagtcccagctctgccacttgtctgccgtgtgaccttgggcaaatcacttcattctctgggcctcagtgacctcatctggaaaatggggattgagactctgagccccaggtgggacagggactgtgtccaacccgctttgtttgtattcatcccagcgcttagttcattacctggcacatagtaagtgcttaacaaataccataattatccttatTTCTTCTGCTGCCCCAGGCCTGGCAGGGGTGTATATGTGCGCAGGAAGTCATTCCGCATCCCTGTCCCTTTCCCCGGCTCTGGCcagagcgccctgcacacagtgagcgtgcaGTCGCCCCGGCGGTCCCGGCCCCTTAGCCCTGGACAAAGCAGACTGCAGACGGACGGGGGCCTCAGACCGACTCCTTTACTGCAGGGCCGAGGAGACATGGCTTTGCTTCCACAGTCagatggggtgggggacgggggtcgaggtcgggggtcggggagCAGGGGCCGCTTTGGTTACGTTGCTGGTCTCTCGCTGCAGGCGTCTgcaggctggggagggcagggaagacctcgttgaacctccctctcccccacccccagaatttGGGTGTTGGAGGAGCAGAAGAGGGGAGATTCTCGGCTGCAATTCCCCTggttgggtgagggggagggggaccaggcGGGCGCCGGGTAATACCTGATATCGCCACCGGCggtgagtggggagagagtaggAATCTTCCCGAGCCCCTCGGTGAGGTGGGGCGAGGGTCGTGGACGGGCTAGGTGGCTAGGCGGGTGGAGGGAGGtgtcagggggtgggggacacGATCCCAACCTGTCCCCTTCTTGGGGTGGTGGGGTACCATCTCCCCAGAGCCCCTTCCCCCGATCCCTCACACAGGAGCAAAAAGCAGGGAATCCCATCCAGGCCAGGCTTTGGCTAGCGGGGCTGGAGAGTGGCGACCTcaacgggggcgggggaggtgttgGAAGCGCTGGTGATGCCCCCGCCGGCACCCcccaccgccctcctccccccggtgGGTCCCCGCTCCCTGGATCGACCCCTGGGCTAAAACTGCATAGAAAAGGTGGCCGAGCCCGGTTCACTGGGGGTCGGgtggcccggggaggggcggcccgaCCCCGGGGGGTCACGGGGGTAGGACGGGCTGGTGAGGATCGTCCGGTCCCCGGGGGTCAGACTGGCCGGGGAAGATCATCCTGTCCCCGAGGGTCGAGGGGGTCGGACGGGCCGCCCAGCTCCCCGGGGGGCCATGGGGGTCGTAGAGGCCGGAGAGGACCAGCCGGACTCTGGAATTCATGGGGGTTGGACGTGTCGCCCGGTCCCCGGGGTCGGCCGGGGTCGTACAGGCCAGGGAGGGCCTCCCTGACCCGCCCCCCCACCTCGTTAAGCCTCGATCCTTCGCTCGGTCACTCGTGGCCGGGTCCCGAGCTCAGCACGTGTGCAGCACTCCCTGAAGGTGCCGTCGCACCTCGACGGCCGACTCCCACGGCACCACGGCGGCGCGGAAGGCTCCCGGCTGCTGCTTCTCGGCCTCCTGGATCAGCCGGTGCATGGGGTAGCCGCGCCGGGGGAAGGCCACGTCCGGCCCCGCCAGCAGCTCCGACGGGCAGAAGTCGTTGGCCCCGTCGCCCACGTAGAAGAGCCTCTCGAACTGCACGCCCGCCTGGGCCCGCTCCTGCAGGTACTCGCGCAACACCTTGTGCTTGCACATGTTGGCCGGGCAGCGGGCGCAGCCGTGCTGGTGGAAGGGGCGCAGGGCCAGCCCCCCGCGCCCGTCCGGGCCCGCCGGGTTGCTGAAGACCCGGCGGAAGAGGTCGAGGTGCCCGGCCGCCCTCAGGGAGCACTCGACGCCGAACGTGTTGGCGTCCGAGATGAGGATGACCTCGAAGGCCTCGCGGTGACGCTCCAGGAACTGGAAGAGGTCGGGCATGCCCGGGGACAGGGGGATGGCCTCGTAGACGCCGCACAGGTCCGACGGCGCCACGCCCTGCTCGGCCAGGTAGGCGAAGACCCGCTGCATGTACTCGTTGTAGTAGCCTTCGCGGTAGGTGGCCCGCAGGCCGTCCGGGAGCCGCTGGCCCGGCGCCACCCGCACGATGGAGTCGTCGCTGTTCTCGTTGACGATGGTCTCGTCGAAGTCAAAGATCAGGAGGTAGCGGGGACCCTTGGACGCGGACATCGTGCCgtcctggggaggggcggggcggggggtgggggcgggacaggaggagagggggTCATCGCCGCCGGGAGAGGTGATCcacgtgggagaggaggagggtcaacccacggggaaggaagggagggaaaggatctTGGATCTCCTTGGGTTAGGGAAATCCATGCggggggttggagagggagggggtgatcCAAAGAGGGGAGACCAGAGgagggggtgtgggagagagggatgacCCTCGGTGAGCCGGGGGGGAACCcacggggggatggagaaggagagggtgagccaaggaggggagaccaggggagggggtgtgggagaAAGGGACGGCCCTCGGAGGGGGAGACCcacgggggatggagagggagagggtggtccacagaggGGAGACACGGGAAGGGGATGTGTTTAGGAGAGAGGGACGGTCCTCACAGGGGGAGACCCACGGGAGGGACGcagaaggaggagatgaggagatagGCAATCCACGGCTATCTCCCCTGGGTTATCATTGCGACTACTGGCCGGGTTGACCAGGTGATCCTTAAACCTTGACCCCcctccccatgtaggacagggaccgtgactctTCCgagtgtatttaccccagcgcttagcacggggcttgaaagatagtaagcgcttgagaaatactccc includes:
- the PHOSPHO1 gene encoding phosphoethanolamine/phosphocholine phosphatase isoform X2, whose protein sequence is MNGCCPAVSLRCVSRDGTMSASKGPRYLLIFDFDETIVNENSDDSIVRVAPGQRLPDGLRATYREGYYNEYMQRVFAYLAEQGVAPSDLCGVYEAIPLSPGMPDLFQFLERHREAFEVILISDANTFGVECSLRAAGHLDLFRRVFSNPAGPDGRGGLALRPFHQHGCARCPANMCKHKVLREYLQERAQAGVQFERLFYVGDGANDFCPSELLAGPDVAFPRRGYPMHRLIQEAEKQQPGAFRAAVVPWESAVEVRRHLQGVLHTC
- the PHOSPHO1 gene encoding phosphoethanolamine/phosphocholine phosphatase isoform X1, which codes for MRPRGTPWSQDPGSRGADDTLTMNGCCPAVSLRCVSRDGTMSASKGPRYLLIFDFDETIVNENSDDSIVRVAPGQRLPDGLRATYREGYYNEYMQRVFAYLAEQGVAPSDLCGVYEAIPLSPGMPDLFQFLERHREAFEVILISDANTFGVECSLRAAGHLDLFRRVFSNPAGPDGRGGLALRPFHQHGCARCPANMCKHKVLREYLQERAQAGVQFERLFYVGDGANDFCPSELLAGPDVAFPRRGYPMHRLIQEAEKQQPGAFRAAVVPWESAVEVRRHLQGVLHTC